The following proteins come from a genomic window of Triticum aestivum cultivar Chinese Spring chromosome 6A, IWGSC CS RefSeq v2.1, whole genome shotgun sequence:
- the LOC123128390 gene encoding auxin efflux carrier component 1a, whose product MQGRASDKSKGTRDGPNKAWAALPSRLNKPLPHALPHSTTHPHQLARRVSRGREPERERKKQRRSGKMITGTDFYHVMTAVVPLYVAMILAYGSVKWWGIFTPDQCSGINRFVALFAVPLLSFHFISTNNPYTMNLRFIAADTLQKLMMLAMLTAWSHLSRRGSLEWTITLFSLSTLPNTLVMGIPLLKGMYGDFSGSLMVQIVVLQCIIWYTLMLFMFEYRGARMLITEQFPDTAGAIASIVVDPDVVSLDGRSNAIETEAEVKEDGKIHVTVRRSSASRSDIYSRRSMGFSSTTPRPSNLTNAEIYSLQSSRNPTPRGSSFNHTDFYSMVGRSSNFGAADAYGIRTGATPRPSNYEEDAPKPKHPAPGAGHYPAPNPAVAAAPKGPKKPAANGQAKGEDLHMFVWSSSASPVSDVFGGGAPDYNDAAAAKSPRKMDGAKERDDYNVERDDFSFGNRGALDRDAEAGDEKAMTADPNNAMGAGPTAMPPTSVMTRLILIMVWRKLIRNPNTYSSLIGLIWSLVCFRWNFTMPAIVLGSISILSDAGLGMAMFSLGLFMALQPRIIACGNKVATYAMAVRFLAGPAVMTAASFAVGLRGTLLHVAIVQAALPQGIVPFVFAKEYSVHPDILSTAVIFGMLIALPITLVYYILLGL is encoded by the exons ATGCAGGGGAGGGCGTCGGATAAAAGCAAGGGAACAAGGGATGGTCCAAACAAAGCTTGGGCCGCGCTGCCCTCTCGCCTAAATAAACCTCTCCCCCACGCACTCCCCCACTCCACCACACACCCTCACCAGCTCGCCCGCAGAGTGAGCCGAGGCCGAGAGCCGGAGCGCgagaggaagaagcagaggaggTCGGGCAAGATGATCACGGGCACGGACTTCTACCACGTGATGACGGCGGTGGTGCCGCTGTACGTGGCCATGATCCTCGCCTACGGCTCCGTCAAGTGGTGGGGCATCTTCACGCCGGACCAGTGCTCCGGGATCAACCGCTTCGTCGCGCTCTTCGCCGTGCCGCTCCTCTCCTTCCACTTCATCTCCACCAACAACCCCTACACCATGAACCTGCGCTTCATCGCCGCCGACACGCTGCAGAAGCTCATGATGCTCGCCATGCTCACCGCCTGGAGCCACCTCTCCCGCCGCGGCAGCCTCGAGTGGACCATCACCCTCTTCTCCCTCTCCACGCTCCCCAACACGCTCGTCATGGGCATCCCGCTGCTCAAGGGCATGTACGGCGACTTCTCCGGCAGCCTCATGGTGCAGATCGTCGTCCTCCAGTGCATCATCTGGTACACCCTCATGCTCTTCATGTTCGAGTACCGCGGCGCCCGCATGCTCATCACCGAGCAGTTCCCCGACACCGCCGGCGCCATCGCCTCCATCGTCGTCGACCCGGACGTCGTCTCGCTCGACGGCCGGAGTAACGCCATCGAGACGGAGGCTGAGGTCAAGGAGGACGGCAAGATTCACGTCACCGTCCGCCGCTCCAGCGCCTCCCGCTCCGACATCTACTCCAGGCGCTCCATGGGCTTCTCCAGCACCACGCCGCGCCCCAGCAACCTCACCAACGCCGAGATCTACTCGCTGCAGTCGTCGCGGAACCCCACGCCCAGGGGCTCCAGCTTCAACCACACCGACTTCTACTCCATGGTCGGCCGCAGCTCCAACTTCGGCGCCGCCGACGCGTACGGCATCCGCACCGGCGCCACGCCGCGCCCGTCCAACTACGAGGAGGACGCGCCCAAGCCCAAGCACCCGGCGCCCGGGGCGGGGCACTACCCGGCGCCCAACCCGGCCGTGGCCGCGGCGCCCAAGGGGCCCAAGAAGCCGGCCGCCAACGGGCAGGCCAAGGGCGAGGACCTCCACATGTTCGTCTGGAGCTCCAGCGCGTCGCCGGTGTCGGACGTCTTCGGCGGCGGCGCGCCGGACTACAACGACGCGGCGGCCGCCAAGTCCCCCCGCAAAA TGGACGGAGCCAAGGAGAGGGATGACTACAACGTGGAGCGAGACGACTTCAGCTTCGGGAACAGGGGCGCGCTGGACCGGGACGCGGAGGCCGGCGACGAGAAGGCCATGACGGCGGACCCGAACAATGCGATGGGCGCGGGGCCGACGGCGATGCCGCCGACGAGCGTGATGACGCGGCTGATCCTGATCATGGTGTGGCGCAAGCTCATCCGCAACCCCAACACCTACTCCAGCCTCATCGGCCTCATCTGGTCGCTCGTCTGCTTCAG GTGGAACTTCACGATGCCGGCAATCGTCCTGGGATCCATCTCCATCCTGTCGGATGCGGGGCTAGGAATGGCCATGTTCAGCCTCG GTCTGTTCATGGCGCTGCAGCCGCGGATCATCGCGTGCGGGAACAAGGTGGCGACGTACGCCATGGCGGTGCGGTTCCTCGCCGGGCCGGCCGTCATgaccgccgcctccttcgccgtggGCCTCCGCGGCACGCTCCTGCACGTCGCCATCGTCCAG GCCGCGCTGCCGCAGGGCATTGTCCCCTTCGTCTTCGCCAAGGAGTACAGCGTGCACCCCGACATCCTCAGCACGGC GGTCATATTCGGCATGCTCATCGCCCTGCCCATCACGCTCGTCTACTACATCCTGCTCGGCCTGTGA